CATCTAAACCAAACTGTAAGCATATTCAATGGCAGCATTAATAAAGTGGCGCCAGAATCGGTAAGGGAACTTCCACAATGGTGGCTTTGACCATTGGAAAGTTCCACGAGATGGGAGGCTCGGAAGTTTTGGTTTTCGGGCCCCTTGCTTCCATCTCTGGTATACCATGCCAGCGAAAAGTATCACGGGGAATAGGAAAGCTAGCACACCTCCTGCGCGGTTCATTCTTACCAGGGTATAAATGAGACCAACAGTCAATGTGGATAGAATCGCTTTCCAATACTTGTCATCTCTGAATACCTGAGGACCCTTCCCGCGGTCATGGTATACCCTGCAGATGGCAGGTACAAAGAgggaaacaaagaaatagtatGCAACCACCTCAACGGTACGATACAGAAACGGTTTGATATATCGCCAGAAGATAATTAACAGTAATAAGCACACGGCTAGACCGCCAAGAATTTTAGGATCACTCAAATCTACTTCAAATCCATGAACTCTTACGATGCGTTTAGGCCCCCTGCTCTGAGCCTGAACGTTGCACTGGCGCACGAAGACTTCAAGTTGTTCACGGTCACCTTTGTCCATGTCAACTTGCTTGTCCATGTTGCCGCATATTATGGCCCGGTGGCTACACTCGAAAGTTGTTGGTTGCTTGTCACGGAAACTCTCCATGTGACTACTTTTGATCTTCGCATGCTGGTCTGCAGTCGAAGAGCCGGCAGATTTCATGGGCCAAGGGAAGTCATGAGCGATGACAAACACATTGCTTTTCCCTGTTGGAGAATATTGGGAAAACATATGTTGTTCATTCTAGATTCAgattaattgattgaaaattACTATGATATTGACATCTTTTAGGAAAAAATCTTCAGATAACACTGTATGTTTTGATGTATTATATTGACAGTGGCACTAAATTCTCAATCCTCTCATCATTAACCAATTTCACCAATCGGCACTCCAGCCATAGATAAAGTAGGCCCATTATTAGCATACATATTGCATGAGTATGTTCAGGATATCAAAGTTTGGCAATAAATACGCAACCAAAGTCGTTAGCGAAACATCCTCGAGTCACATAAGTTTGAGTTTTTTAATTCGCAATTTAGCCCCTGGAATCTTAGCATGtaaattgttatattttctgGATTATGAAAATTTTATGTGAGTAACAAGATGATTCTTATGGAACATTGGTTtgtgcatgaaaataaataaaatcaatcagtCAATTGTAAAGCTAGTAACTATAGCACTTATGATTTCTATTTCAAGCTTTTAAATTTCTAGTTGCCCTGTTACGAAATTGAATTAGGAAATTTATACCCTGAATACACCAGTGAAAGTAGActgtatgatcatcattatcataagaGACATTTACGAGGAAAGTGATATTTCCATACCAAATACTTGTTTGACATGAGGCAAGAACTTGTCATAGAGTGCATCCATGACGTCTGTGATTGCAAAACGACGATTGTTGATAGAATGACAGACTATCACACCATCCAGTCCTTCACTTGAAAGCCGAAAACTGTCTAGATCATTGTATGGTAGCTGAATGAATTTGACTGTTGTGTTTTTCATATTAGAAACCATTGTGATGAAAGCCTTGATGTTGGACTTTGATGCTGACGAACAGATGGCTAcagccttttctctctcttttccggTTGGATTGGCCATTAtctacaaaaaatgaaaaaataaaaataagcaaaagataaaaaaaaaaaaaaaaaccaacaacaaaGGAACAAagcaattcaaacaaaaaatccCAAAAGAAACTTAAATGACCGAAATCACAGGAATCATTGCTTATCTGATCATTAGTAAAGTAATCAGCAAAACATGCACGACACCATTTAATGTACAAACGAAAGTGAGCACAATGAATAATGTATACCCATTCCTTGAACATTTCGTAAGACTATAACACAATAGGAAGAACGAGACatgtattatgattatgaataataaaatgataatagtaacacaagtaacataataataataacaataatattaataatgataataataaaaaataataataatgataataacatgaCAAACAtgattatggcaaaaattacaGCAATTATGATAATTTTGGTTGCAAAGTTACGAAATTGAATAAGGAAGTTTATACCCTGAATACACTAGTGAAAATAGACTATATTATCATCTTTATTATCATAAGAAACAACCACATGGAAagctttaaaatattttggaaatttatccacactgtgctacactcaacccaggtgaatgAACGGGTACCCGGTATAGGTAAGAAATTCATCGAATGCGCAGCTAAAGCCATGCAtgcatggtaataataatagcagcgcttgtGTCATCGG
This genomic interval from Lytechinus pictus isolate F3 Inbred chromosome 3, Lp3.0, whole genome shotgun sequence contains the following:
- the LOC129256279 gene encoding uncharacterized protein LOC129256279, whose translation is MIMANPTGKEREKAVAICSSASKSNIKAFITMVSNMKNTTVKFIQLPYNDLDSFRLSSEGLDGVIVCHSINNRRFAITDVMDALYDKFLPHVKQVFGKSNVFVIAHDFPWPMKSAGSSTADQHAKIKSSHMESFRDKQPTTFECSHRAIICGNMDKQVDMDKGDREQLEVFVRQCNVQAQSRGPKRIVRVHGFEVDLSDPKILGGLAVCLLLLIIFWRYIKPFLYRTVEVVAYYFFVSLFVPAICRVYHDRGKGPQVFRDDKYWKAILSTLTVGLIYTLVRMNRAGGVLAFLFPVILFAGMVYQRWKQGARKPKLPSLPSRGTFQWSKPPLWKFPYRFWRHFINAAIEYAYSLV